The Thermosipho africanus Ob7 sequence ATGTGCTGTTTTCTGCACAGCCAAATTCACAGCTATCTAAATTCATAAATGCATATAAAAGCACTTCATCTAGACTAGTAAAAAAGAAATTTCCACAAATAAAAAGTAAGCTTTGGAAATCGGCTTTTTGGTCTAAAAGTTATTGTCTATTAACTGTTGGTGAAGCACCTTTAGAAGTACTTAAAGAATATATAAAGTCTCAAGGGGAAGATAAACGTGCTAGTAACTTACAAATTTCGTATTTATCCTACGAAAGAACAAGAAGAAAATAGGAATAGACTTAGGTATAAAAGATACACTTACTTTGAGTACTGGTGAAAAGTATAGTCTGCCTGACCTTTCTAAATATGAGTAAAAATTAAAGAGATTACATAGACAATTGTCAAGGAAACAAAAAGGGTCAAAGAACAGAGAAAAAACCCGTTTACGTCTTGCAAAAGCATATGAAAAAATAATAAATATCAAAAACGATTGGATTCATAAAGTAACCCACAAGATTGTCAACGAAAACCAAGTTAGCAAGATTGTGGTGGAAGACATTAATATTAACGGTATGATGAAAAACTCCAAACTCTCAAAGTACATACATATGCAATCATGGGGAAAATTCATAACTATACTAACATACAAAGCAAAAAATTTAGGTATAGAAGTAATCAAAGCAAATAGATTTTTCCCGTCAAGTCAAACTTGTAGTGTATGCGGCTATGTTAATAAAGAAGTTAAAGATTTGAAAATAAGAAAATGGGTCTGTCCAATATGCAAAGCAGAGCATGATAGAGATATAAATGCCGCAAAAAATTTAGCCAAATATGGCTTAACAATACGAGTAGGGCGGGAACCGTCCGAATTTACGCCTGTGGACAGTGCTCTGGCGGCGGAACCTGCAAAGGGTCTACGAGCCATCACTGGTTGAAGCAGGAAACCGTGACTTCTATAAGTCATGGT is a genomic window containing:
- the tnpA gene encoding IS200/IS605 family transposase gives rise to the protein MFLESNNHSVFKLNYHLVLVTKYRRSVIDDNISDFLKKIFEYIGEKYGIKLQEWNHDKDHIHVLFSAQPNSQLSKFINAYKSTSSRLVKKKFPQIKSKLWKSAFWSKSYCLLTVGEAPLEVLKEYIKSQGEDKRASNLQISYLSYERTRRK